Proteins encoded within one genomic window of Neorhizobium galegae bv. orientalis str. HAMBI 540:
- a CDS encoding ABC transporter ATP-binding protein, whose protein sequence is MVAMQLQSVGAYHGRKLFVEDVTTPVMKAGELIAVIGPNAAGKSTLFKRITGLLKGPGNIVIDGARTKNAITYMPQDTSANAVLTVYESILLARKQGQSWSVSDSDLSFIDEIMRALNITAIAFRDLGALSGGQRQLVSIAQALVREPEIMLMDEPTSALDLHRQVEVLDFMQRRARSKGMVVMIAIHDLNQALRFADKVLVIANGRMRACGYPRDVVTVDMLRDVYRVHARIEKCSMDHDHVIVDGTAH, encoded by the coding sequence ATGGTAGCGATGCAACTGCAATCGGTCGGCGCTTATCACGGCCGCAAGCTGTTCGTGGAAGACGTGACGACGCCAGTCATGAAGGCCGGCGAGCTGATCGCCGTCATCGGCCCCAACGCTGCCGGCAAGTCGACGCTGTTCAAGCGCATCACGGGCCTCCTGAAGGGGCCGGGCAATATCGTCATCGACGGCGCCAGGACCAAGAACGCCATCACCTACATGCCGCAGGACACTTCGGCCAATGCGGTGCTGACCGTCTACGAATCCATTCTTCTCGCCCGCAAGCAGGGCCAGTCCTGGAGCGTCAGCGACAGCGACCTCTCGTTCATCGACGAAATCATGCGGGCGCTCAACATCACCGCCATCGCGTTTCGGGATCTCGGTGCGCTCTCCGGCGGTCAGCGCCAGCTGGTGTCGATCGCCCAGGCACTCGTCCGCGAACCGGAAATCATGCTGATGGACGAGCCGACCAGCGCGCTCGATCTTCACCGGCAGGTCGAAGTGCTCGATTTCATGCAGCGCCGGGCGCGCTCGAAGGGCATGGTCGTGATGATCGCCATCCACGACCTCAACCAGGCGCTCCGCTTTGCCGACAAGGTTCTGGTGATCGCCAACGGCCGCATGCGCGCCTGCGGTTACCCGCGCGACGTCGTCACGGTCGACATGCTGCGGGACGTCTACAGGGTGCATGCCCGCATCGAGAAATGCTCGATGGACCACGACCACGTGATCGTCGACGGGACGGCGCATTAG
- a CDS encoding type II toxin-antitoxin system VapB family antitoxin, with protein MNLQIRDPRARELAERLAKKRKVSMTEAVIEALEEKLSREEQAEAPLQERVMKIVDRLHAIKGGEGRDMTKEEIDEMWGH; from the coding sequence ATGAACCTGCAGATACGGGATCCTCGTGCCCGAGAACTCGCGGAGCGGCTTGCCAAAAAACGTAAGGTTAGCATGACCGAGGCGGTGATCGAGGCGCTTGAGGAGAAGCTTTCAAGAGAGGAGCAGGCGGAAGCGCCCCTTCAGGAACGTGTGATGAAAATCGTCGATCGCCTTCACGCCATCAAGGGTGGAGAGGGGCGGGATATGACCAAGGAAGAAATCGACGAGATGTGGGGTCACTAG
- a CDS encoding ABC transporter substrate-binding protein — MLNRRTLIAAAGVALSCLAAIPAAAQETIKIGLILPMTGPFASTGRQVSAGAKTFMAMKGDTVAGKKIELVIRDDAGTADQTRRIAQELVVNDSAKVLAGFGLTPLAMAVAPVATQAKIPSVVMAAGTASITKASEYITRTSGTLPQYSLPVGTWAAANKIKKVVTLVSDYGPGIDAEKWFTKEFKAKGGEIVEAVRVPLANPDFAPFLQRVRDAKPDAVFVFLPSGAGSLFMKQFADRGLADAGIKLIATGDVTDDDILNSMGKPAIGTITGHFYATAHDSPENKAYVAAFKKANADMRPNFMSVGGFDGMALIYAALEKTKGDVTGPAFMAAVKGLSWTSPRGPVSIDPETRDIIQNIYIREVKDVNGELQNVEFQTFKDLKDPEKADAK, encoded by the coding sequence ATGCTCAATAGAAGAACGCTCATCGCAGCGGCAGGCGTGGCGCTCAGCTGCCTGGCTGCCATTCCGGCCGCCGCCCAGGAAACCATCAAGATCGGCCTCATCCTGCCGATGACCGGTCCGTTCGCATCGACCGGCCGCCAGGTTTCGGCCGGCGCCAAGACCTTCATGGCGATGAAGGGCGACACCGTCGCCGGCAAGAAGATCGAACTCGTCATCCGCGACGACGCCGGCACGGCCGACCAGACCCGCCGCATCGCCCAGGAACTGGTCGTCAACGACAGCGCCAAGGTTCTGGCCGGTTTCGGCCTGACGCCGCTTGCCATGGCGGTTGCGCCGGTCGCCACCCAGGCGAAGATCCCGTCGGTGGTCATGGCAGCCGGCACGGCTTCGATCACCAAGGCGTCGGAATACATCACCCGCACCTCCGGCACCCTGCCGCAATATTCGCTGCCGGTCGGCACCTGGGCTGCCGCCAACAAGATCAAGAAGGTGGTGACGCTTGTTTCCGACTACGGCCCGGGCATCGACGCCGAAAAATGGTTCACCAAGGAATTCAAGGCCAAGGGTGGTGAGATCGTCGAGGCCGTGCGCGTGCCGCTCGCCAATCCCGATTTCGCACCCTTCCTGCAGCGCGTCCGTGACGCCAAGCCCGATGCGGTCTTCGTGTTCCTGCCGTCGGGTGCCGGTTCGCTGTTCATGAAGCAGTTTGCCGACCGCGGCCTCGCCGATGCCGGCATCAAGCTGATCGCGACAGGCGACGTGACCGACGACGATATCCTCAACTCGATGGGCAAGCCGGCAATCGGCACCATTACCGGCCATTTCTATGCGACCGCGCATGACAGCCCGGAAAACAAGGCCTATGTCGCTGCCTTCAAGAAGGCCAATGCCGACATGCGCCCGAACTTCATGTCTGTCGGCGGTTTCGACGGCATGGCGCTGATTTACGCAGCGCTCGAAAAGACCAAGGGCGATGTCACCGGCCCAGCCTTCATGGCAGCCGTCAAGGGCCTTTCCTGGACGAGCCCGCGTGGTCCCGTCTCGATCGACCCAGAAACGCGCGACATCATCCAGAACATCTACATTCGCGAGGTCAAGGACGTGAACGGCGAGCTGCAGAACGTCGAGTTCCAGACGTTCAAGGATCTCAAGGATCCGGAAAAGGCCGACGCGAAGTAA
- a CDS encoding ABC transporter ATP-binding protein: MSEIVLETRHLVRRFGAFLATNDVSLKVERGARHALIGPNGAGKTTLINLLTGVLPPSEGQVFLEGEDITSMASFRRVKRGLTRTFQINQLFNEFTPLETVALAIAEREGVGHNLWRSIAGCGKVVDEAAALLARFGLASVMGERTVILPYGKQRLLEIALAFASKPRVLLLDEPAAGVPEDERHEVLQIVSDLPADVTVLLIEHDMDLVFSFANRISVLVAGAVFVEGTVAEISTDPRVKAVYLGENA; encoded by the coding sequence ATGAGCGAGATCGTTCTCGAAACCAGGCACCTGGTGCGCCGCTTCGGCGCCTTCCTTGCCACCAATGACGTCAGCCTGAAGGTGGAGCGCGGCGCCCGCCATGCGCTGATCGGCCCGAACGGCGCCGGCAAGACGACGCTGATCAACCTCCTGACCGGCGTGCTGCCGCCCTCGGAAGGCCAGGTCTTCCTCGAAGGCGAGGACATCACCTCGATGGCCTCGTTCCGGCGGGTCAAGCGCGGGCTTACCCGCACCTTCCAGATCAACCAGCTGTTCAACGAGTTCACGCCGCTCGAAACCGTGGCGCTGGCAATCGCCGAGCGCGAGGGCGTCGGCCACAATCTGTGGCGGTCGATTGCCGGTTGCGGCAAGGTCGTCGACGAGGCGGCAGCCCTTTTGGCGCGCTTCGGGCTTGCCTCGGTGATGGGCGAGCGCACCGTGATCCTGCCCTATGGCAAGCAACGCCTGCTCGAGATCGCGCTGGCTTTTGCGTCGAAGCCCCGTGTCCTGCTGCTCGATGAACCGGCGGCCGGCGTGCCCGAAGACGAACGGCACGAAGTGCTGCAGATCGTCTCCGATCTTCCCGCCGACGTGACGGTGCTGCTGATCGAGCACGACATGGATCTGGTGTTCTCGTTCGCCAACCGGATTTCGGTTCTGGTGGCGGGCGCCGTCTTCGTCGAAGGAACGGTTGCGGAAATCTCCACCGATCCGCGCGTCAAAGCGGTCTATCTCGGAGAAAATGCATGA
- a CDS encoding invasion associated locus B family protein: METRLSIKLFALSALALSTIAAPVLAQPIPSMVKKFDAWGLYSYKGDGGTTCYVLTTPTQMQPANVDHGDNFFLVAPKPSGSGFYPQAIMGYDLKGGSQMTVTVDGRTFALEPKGNSGWTKQESADAALVAAMKSGSSMTLEAVSQRGTQTSYTFSLSGVSAALTQAGRCG; encoded by the coding sequence ATGGAGACAAGATTGTCCATCAAGCTTTTCGCCCTTTCCGCACTCGCTCTTTCCACAATCGCAGCACCCGTCCTTGCCCAGCCCATCCCGAGCATGGTGAAAAAATTCGACGCCTGGGGCCTCTATTCCTACAAGGGCGACGGCGGCACGACCTGCTACGTGCTGACCACGCCGACGCAGATGCAGCCCGCCAATGTCGATCACGGCGACAACTTTTTCCTCGTCGCGCCAAAGCCTTCCGGATCCGGCTTCTATCCGCAGGCGATCATGGGTTACGACCTCAAGGGCGGATCGCAGATGACGGTCACCGTAGACGGCCGAACCTTTGCCCTGGAGCCGAAGGGCAATTCCGGCTGGACGAAACAGGAGAGCGCCGATGCCGCTCTTGTCGCGGCGATGAAATCGGGAAGCAGCATGACGCTCGAAGCGGTCTCCCAGCGTGGCACGCAGACCAGCTACACGTTCTCGCTTTCCGGCGTGAGCGCGGCATTGACCCAGGCGGGGCGCTGCGGCTGA
- a CDS encoding class I SAM-dependent methyltransferase, with protein MNSMNSNYSIRDEIRDFWSERAATFDESVGHEIFSEEERKGWQRLIRKHLGDGTGRAALDLACGTAVISHLMNDVGFKVTGLDWSDAMLGQARAKAKKRGADIRFVSGDAENTMEPKNSYDVITNRHLVWTLVDPPAAFAEWFSVLKPGGKVLILDGNMGKETWVKGLQKLWSRVTGKPAASHMTPAMAARHQNIRSRVYFSDAMPAEAVVDLLTKAGFVNIVVDRKLSDIHWAQARKMPFLRGLERMVQERFAICATKPE; from the coding sequence ATGAATTCGATGAACTCCAACTATTCCATCCGTGACGAAATCCGCGACTTCTGGTCGGAGAGGGCGGCGACGTTCGACGAGAGCGTCGGCCACGAAATCTTCTCCGAGGAAGAACGCAAGGGCTGGCAGCGGCTGATCCGCAAGCATCTGGGCGATGGCACTGGCCGCGCCGCTCTGGATCTTGCCTGCGGCACCGCCGTCATCTCGCATCTGATGAACGACGTCGGTTTCAAGGTCACCGGGCTTGACTGGTCGGATGCGATGCTGGGCCAGGCGCGCGCCAAGGCGAAGAAACGCGGTGCCGATATCCGTTTCGTGTCCGGCGACGCGGAAAATACGATGGAGCCGAAGAACAGCTACGATGTCATCACCAATCGGCATCTGGTCTGGACGCTGGTCGATCCGCCAGCCGCTTTCGCCGAATGGTTCTCCGTCCTGAAGCCGGGGGGTAAAGTGCTGATCCTTGATGGCAACATGGGCAAGGAGACCTGGGTCAAGGGCCTGCAGAAACTCTGGTCCAGGGTGACCGGCAAGCCGGCCGCAAGCCACATGACGCCGGCCATGGCGGCACGTCACCAGAACATCCGCTCGCGCGTCTATTTCTCGGACGCAATGCCGGCGGAAGCGGTGGTCGATCTTTTGACCAAGGCCGGTTTCGTCAACATCGTGGTCGACCGCAAGCTGTCCGACATTCATTGGGCCCAGGCCCGCAAGATGCCGTTCCTGCGCGGCCTGGAGCGCATGGTGCAGGAACGCTTCGCGATCTGCGCGACGAAGCCGGAATAA
- a CDS encoding ABC transporter ATP-binding protein: MSAPVLVTEKLVAGYGEASVLAGISLTIREGRTLALLGRNGTGKTTFVNTLAGVTTHHSGSIHLMGRDVTKLRADRRAAAGIGWVPQERNIFKSLTVEENMTAIARPGVWTLERVYTMFPRLKERRKNLGNQLSGGEQQMLAVGRALMVNPKLLLLDEPTEGLAPIIVDELLAAIQRITQGEGMSAIIIEQKARKVLPLSDDAVILDRGAIVYQGTSADLLANDEILGRHLTVEKGVRH; encoded by the coding sequence ATGAGTGCCCCGGTTCTGGTCACCGAAAAGCTGGTCGCGGGTTATGGCGAGGCGAGCGTGCTTGCCGGCATCAGCCTGACGATCCGGGAAGGCCGCACCCTGGCGCTGCTCGGCCGCAACGGCACGGGCAAGACGACTTTCGTCAATACGCTCGCCGGCGTCACCACCCATCATTCGGGGTCGATCCACCTGATGGGGCGCGACGTCACCAAACTGCGCGCCGACCGACGTGCGGCGGCGGGAATCGGCTGGGTGCCGCAGGAGCGCAACATCTTCAAGTCGCTGACCGTCGAGGAAAACATGACGGCGATCGCGCGCCCCGGCGTCTGGACGCTGGAGCGGGTCTATACGATGTTCCCGCGTCTCAAGGAGCGCCGCAAGAACCTCGGCAACCAGCTCTCCGGCGGCGAGCAGCAGATGCTGGCGGTCGGGCGGGCGCTGATGGTCAATCCGAAACTGCTTCTCCTCGATGAGCCGACCGAGGGCCTGGCGCCGATCATAGTCGACGAACTGCTCGCGGCGATCCAGCGGATCACGCAAGGCGAGGGCATGTCGGCTATCATCATCGAGCAGAAGGCCCGTAAGGTGCTGCCGCTCTCCGACGATGCCGTCATCCTCGATCGTGGCGCGATCGTCTACCAGGGCACCAGCGCCGACCTGCTCGCCAATGACGAGATTCTCGGTCGGCATCTGACCGTGGAAAAGGGTGTCCGGCACTAG
- a CDS encoding ABC transporter substrate-binding protein, whose translation MNFAKMLATSTVVLASLLPFSVLAQSFTVKDVAGREVKFDKPVERVILGEGRMLYSVAPIEKEDPFARIVGWRNDLLTTDKDGYDTYLAKFPKGKELPFLGNLTDGTLQTETVVKLNPDVMLLPIGNKKAADEVKLEDMLNKIGVKIVYIDFREHILDNTEPSLKVLGQIFGHEDRAAAVAAYWKQQMARVTDKLKAANPKKPNVFMYRAAGLVECCGTFGPDNFGLMVDWAGGHNLGSDFLPGYTGSINAEQVVASNPDVVVVTGSNWSQTKDAKDFVNVGPNAAPAFDGSRKALDALMQNAAFTGSRAVAGGNVHAIWHQFYTSPYQFVAVQRMAKWFHPELFADLDPDATFKEFHEKFLPVPYQPGYWVDARAAK comes from the coding sequence ATGAATTTCGCGAAAATGCTTGCAACATCAACGGTTGTGCTTGCAAGCCTTCTACCGTTTTCCGTGCTGGCGCAGTCGTTCACCGTCAAGGACGTCGCTGGCCGTGAGGTGAAGTTCGACAAGCCGGTCGAGCGCGTTATTCTCGGTGAAGGCCGGATGCTCTATTCGGTCGCCCCGATCGAAAAGGAAGATCCTTTCGCCAGGATCGTCGGCTGGCGCAACGACCTGCTGACCACCGACAAGGATGGCTACGACACCTATCTCGCGAAATTCCCGAAGGGCAAGGAACTGCCGTTCCTCGGCAACCTGACCGACGGCACGCTGCAGACCGAGACCGTCGTCAAGCTGAACCCGGACGTCATGCTGCTGCCGATCGGCAACAAGAAGGCCGCAGACGAGGTGAAGCTCGAGGACATGCTGAACAAGATCGGCGTGAAGATCGTCTATATCGACTTCCGCGAACACATCCTCGACAATACCGAGCCGAGCCTCAAGGTTCTCGGCCAGATCTTCGGCCACGAGGATCGCGCCGCAGCCGTCGCCGCCTACTGGAAGCAGCAGATGGCCCGCGTTACCGACAAGCTGAAGGCCGCCAACCCGAAGAAGCCGAATGTCTTCATGTATCGGGCGGCCGGTCTGGTCGAGTGCTGCGGCACCTTCGGTCCCGACAATTTCGGCTTGATGGTGGATTGGGCCGGCGGCCATAACCTCGGTTCGGACTTCCTTCCGGGCTATACCGGCTCGATCAATGCCGAGCAGGTCGTCGCTTCCAATCCGGATGTCGTCGTCGTCACCGGCTCGAACTGGAGCCAGACCAAGGACGCCAAGGATTTTGTGAATGTCGGCCCGAACGCGGCCCCCGCGTTCGACGGCAGCCGCAAGGCGCTGGACGCCCTGATGCAGAATGCGGCCTTCACCGGCTCCAGGGCTGTCGCAGGAGGCAATGTCCACGCCATCTGGCATCAGTTCTACACGAGCCCCTATCAGTTCGTGGCCGTACAGCGGATGGCAAAATGGTTCCACCCGGAGCTGTTCGCCGATCTCGACCCGGATGCGACCTTCAAGGAATTCCACGAGAAATTCCTGCCGGTTCCGTATCAGCCGGGCTACTGGGTCGACGCCAGGGCGGCAAAGTAA
- a CDS encoding type II toxin-antitoxin system VapC family toxin: MFVDTSVIVAIFSKEEDAPTWISKIEAAENLCTSALVVLEAAMRLSTKLDEDPLVIEHGLSDFFKETKIKIVPIEEADGELAIRAFRDYGKGRGHPAQLNLADCLSYACAKNRGLSLLYKGADFARTDLA, from the coding sequence GTGTTCGTCGATACCTCCGTCATCGTCGCGATCTTTTCCAAGGAGGAGGATGCGCCAACTTGGATAAGCAAGATCGAAGCGGCGGAGAACCTCTGCACCAGTGCTTTGGTCGTGCTTGAGGCTGCCATGAGGCTGTCGACGAAGCTCGATGAGGATCCCCTCGTCATTGAGCACGGCCTATCTGATTTCTTCAAAGAGACGAAAATAAAGATCGTCCCTATCGAGGAAGCCGATGGCGAGCTGGCGATCCGGGCTTTCCGGGATTACGGCAAGGGCAGGGGACATCCGGCACAGCTCAATCTGGCCGACTGTCTCTCTTATGCCTGCGCCAAAAACCGAGGCCTGTCGCTGCTCTACAAGGGCGCCGATTTCGCACGTACGGACCTTGCCTGA
- a CDS encoding branched-chain amino acid ABC transporter permease — protein sequence MSVLPQETTVSANSSTAAAETRAAKLMKRRSRIRFYEIIVWIAAIAAYFLLPSKMLILTEIAILALFAVSLDLVLGFAGIVSLGHTAFFGLGAYVAGLMAQHYFAEPVTGLIVAGVASGVLGLLTSFLILRGSDLTRLMTTLGIGLMMAEVANQMAWLTGGADGLSGFSPGPILGMFEFDLFGKVGYLYCVGVLFIGTMIMRRIAFSPFGLSLKAIKGNSMRSAMVAVPARKRIVTAYTVAAVFAGMAGALLTQTTAFVSPDVLAFHRSADVLLVLVIGGTGYLYGGIFGAILFTLVKDWLSVITPQYWMFYIGMLLVILVLVGRDRLSRWVEYLPERLSKKEDR from the coding sequence ATGAGCGTTCTTCCGCAGGAAACCACCGTGTCCGCAAATTCCTCCACCGCTGCAGCGGAAACCCGTGCTGCCAAGCTGATGAAGCGCCGGAGCCGCATCCGCTTCTACGAGATCATCGTCTGGATCGCCGCGATCGCCGCTTATTTCCTGCTGCCGTCGAAGATGCTGATCCTCACCGAGATCGCCATCCTGGCGCTGTTTGCGGTGTCGCTCGACCTGGTGCTCGGGTTTGCCGGCATCGTCTCGCTCGGCCATACCGCCTTCTTCGGCCTCGGCGCCTATGTGGCGGGCCTGATGGCGCAGCATTATTTCGCCGAACCGGTGACCGGGTTGATCGTCGCGGGCGTTGCCTCCGGCGTGCTCGGCCTGCTCACCAGCTTCCTGATCCTGCGCGGCTCCGACCTCACCCGCCTGATGACCACGCTCGGCATCGGCCTGATGATGGCGGAAGTCGCCAACCAGATGGCCTGGCTGACGGGCGGCGCCGACGGCCTTTCCGGTTTCTCGCCCGGTCCGATCCTCGGCATGTTCGAGTTCGATCTGTTCGGCAAGGTCGGTTATCTCTATTGTGTCGGCGTGCTCTTCATCGGCACGATGATCATGCGCCGCATTGCCTTTTCGCCGTTCGGCCTGTCGCTGAAGGCGATCAAGGGTAACTCGATGCGCTCCGCGATGGTCGCCGTGCCGGCGCGCAAGCGCATTGTCACCGCCTATACGGTCGCGGCCGTGTTTGCCGGCATGGCGGGGGCGCTGCTCACCCAGACGACCGCTTTCGTCTCGCCTGACGTGCTTGCCTTCCATCGCTCGGCCGACGTCCTGCTGGTGCTCGTCATCGGCGGTACCGGCTATCTCTATGGCGGTATCTTCGGGGCGATCCTGTTCACCCTGGTCAAGGACTGGCTGTCGGTGATCACCCCGCAATACTGGATGTTCTATATCGGCATGCTGCTCGTCATCCTGGTGCTGGTCGGCCGTGACCGGCTGTCGCGCTGGGTCGAATACCTGCCCGAGCGCCTCTCGAAAAAGGAGGACCGCTGA
- a CDS encoding FecCD family ABC transporter permease yields MAEIAALPIEAEAGRERYRALARRKLVILAAMTAALCLSFAVDLAWGPARYSLGEVVAALINPSSVSAQIRAVVWDIRMPVAVMAIVVGAALSVAGAQMQTILANPLASPFTLGISAAASFGAALAIVTSVSILPVAATLLVPVNAFIMALIATLFIHFISQMRGVSVQTVVLLGIALVFTFNALLAFLQYLASEQALSAVVFWTMGSLTKATWPKIGITLAVLLIALPLFARHAWALTAIRLGEDKAASFGVNVRRIRLETMLIISLLAAVPVSFVGTIGFVGLVGPHIARMILGEDQRFFLPGSILSGALLLSLTSIVSKSIIPGVVFPIGIITALVGVPFFFSLILSNRSRSW; encoded by the coding sequence ATGGCCGAGATCGCCGCATTGCCGATCGAAGCTGAAGCCGGGCGGGAGCGCTATCGCGCCCTCGCCCGCCGCAAGCTTGTGATCCTCGCTGCCATGACAGCCGCCCTTTGTCTGTCGTTCGCCGTCGATCTCGCCTGGGGGCCAGCCCGCTACAGCCTCGGCGAAGTCGTCGCCGCGCTGATCAACCCCTCCTCCGTCTCGGCCCAGATCCGTGCCGTGGTCTGGGATATCCGCATGCCGGTCGCCGTCATGGCGATCGTCGTCGGCGCCGCGCTGTCGGTTGCCGGTGCCCAGATGCAGACCATTCTTGCCAACCCGCTCGCCAGCCCGTTCACGCTCGGCATCTCGGCCGCCGCCAGCTTCGGCGCAGCGCTGGCAATCGTCACCAGCGTCTCCATCCTGCCGGTTGCGGCCACCCTGCTCGTGCCGGTCAATGCCTTCATCATGGCGCTGATCGCCACGCTGTTCATCCATTTCATCTCGCAGATGCGCGGCGTCTCGGTGCAGACGGTCGTCCTCCTCGGCATCGCGCTGGTCTTCACCTTCAACGCGCTGCTCGCCTTCCTGCAATATCTCGCCTCCGAGCAGGCGCTGTCGGCCGTCGTCTTCTGGACCATGGGCAGCCTCACCAAGGCAACCTGGCCGAAGATCGGCATCACGCTCGCCGTCCTGCTGATCGCGCTGCCGCTGTTTGCCCGCCACGCCTGGGCGCTGACCGCCATCCGGCTCGGTGAGGACAAGGCGGCGAGCTTCGGCGTCAATGTCCGGCGCATCCGGCTCGAAACCATGCTGATCATCTCGCTGCTCGCAGCCGTGCCGGTCAGCTTCGTCGGCACGATCGGTTTCGTCGGCCTGGTCGGCCCGCATATCGCCCGCATGATCCTCGGCGAAGACCAGCGCTTTTTCCTGCCGGGCTCGATCCTGTCGGGAGCACTTTTGCTGTCGCTCACCTCGATCGTCTCGAAGTCGATCATTCCGGGCGTCGTTTTTCCGATCGGCATCATCACGGCGCTGGTCGGTGTTCCATTCTTCTTCTCGCTCATCCTCTCGAATCGGAGCCGGTCATGGTAG
- a CDS encoding branched-chain amino acid ABC transporter permease — protein sequence MLTILFDGIAYGMLLFILACGLTVTLGLMNFINLAHGAFAMAGGYVTVVMMNRYGISFYWCLPAAFIVSALIGLVLERTLYQWLYQASHLDQVLFSIGIVFMAIAATDYFMGGQQQLINLPPELSGRMDVFGVGVGRYRLFTIIVCAALALALQLILSKTRFGSRLRAAVDDRRVAMGLGINVPLVFALTFAFGSGLAGLGGAMGAEILGLDPNFPLKFMIYFLIVVSVGGTSTVSGPFLAALLLGIADVAGKYYVPAIGPFVIYALMIVMLIVRPNGLFSRGGR from the coding sequence ATGCTTACAATCCTGTTCGACGGCATCGCCTATGGGATGCTGCTTTTCATTCTGGCCTGCGGGCTGACGGTGACGCTCGGTCTGATGAACTTCATCAACCTGGCGCATGGCGCGTTTGCCATGGCCGGCGGCTACGTGACCGTGGTGATGATGAACCGCTACGGCATCTCCTTCTATTGGTGTCTGCCGGCGGCTTTCATCGTTTCGGCGCTGATCGGCCTCGTGCTGGAACGGACGCTCTACCAGTGGCTCTACCAGGCAAGCCATCTGGACCAGGTGCTCTTCTCGATCGGCATCGTCTTCATGGCGATCGCCGCGACCGACTACTTCATGGGCGGCCAGCAGCAGCTGATCAACCTGCCGCCGGAGCTCTCCGGCCGCATGGATGTGTTCGGCGTCGGCGTCGGTCGTTACCGGCTCTTCACCATTATCGTCTGCGCGGCACTAGCGCTTGCGCTGCAGCTCATCCTCTCGAAGACCCGCTTCGGCAGCCGGCTGCGCGCAGCCGTCGATGACCGGCGCGTCGCCATGGGCCTCGGCATCAACGTGCCGCTCGTCTTTGCGTTGACCTTCGCCTTCGGTTCGGGCCTTGCCGGTCTCGGTGGGGCGATGGGCGCGGAAATCCTCGGGCTCGATCCGAACTTCCCGCTGAAATTCATGATCTACTTCCTCATTGTCGTCTCGGTCGGCGGCACGTCCACCGTCTCCGGTCCGTTCCTCGCCGCCCTGCTGCTCGGCATTGCCGACGTGGCCGGCAAATATTACGTGCCGGCGATCGGTCCCTTCGTCATCTACGCGCTGATGATCGTCATGCTGATCGTGCGGCCGAACGGCCTGTTCTCAAGGGGTGGCCGATGA